The following nucleotide sequence is from Solanum dulcamara chromosome 7, daSolDulc1.2, whole genome shotgun sequence.
AGTTTCTATATCAGGTAGCTTGTGGCTGTGGGTAGATTGAATCGAAGGTGCaacattttcatttttaaatgagCAGAGACATATTACAAGCTGCAGTTAAATATACTGAGTTTGATATCTGCTGTCTGAGGTTTTCTTGATGATCTAGCTGGCGAAAAAGGAAGGGAATGATCGGCGAAGTCCATCTCACAGATGATTTAGTTTAAACCACTTTCTCTTTTAAACGACATTTTAGTAGTAGTTTGAAGATTGAATACTTTTATAGCCTGCAGGGTGATTCTGGATCCCAGAGATGATCAATTGACGGGAAAAATCTAATTAGAGGAGTTTAATTTTTAGTTTCAGTTCTGTAATAGGAACCACTCCACCTTTATCTTAAGCAAGTTTGTTAGGATGCTGCTCAGCTTTGCTTTATTATCTTTGTCTAGTTCTATATAAAACACTGTCCTCCAGTGTTTGATGCTAAcgtacaacaacatacccagtgtgaTCCCACAATTATGTGTACACAGGCCTTACCCCTTCCTTTGTGGGGGTAGAGAAGCTGTTTCCGATAGAAAATAAGAAGTCATGCagaaaatattaaagaaagaaaaatagtaaaattaacCAGAGTAGaagtaataatagtaaaaataaaaatgaagaatacGATAATGCTAGCATAATAATAATTATGTTTGATGCTTACATGTTTTCACTAAACTACATTTAATTAAAGTAGATCAAGACCAGGAATTTTTATTACTAAAGTATAGTTGTTGCTTGTTTTCAAGCTGTGTCTTCTCTGGTTCGGCTTTTGTTAGGAGAACCACCGCTCTTCCATGTTTGCATGTTTTCCATCTTTATATGGACAAGAGTGTTCGGTTGTCACTGAGATCGCCTTGTTTTTTTCAGCTATGGGACATAAATATGGATTCTGGTCCAGTGTCAACCTTCCAGGTTCATGAATATTTGAGACCAAAGGTGAGTTATCATCTGTATCAAGCTGTTGTCTATTTTTGGCATGTCTCTTAGCTGATCATAGATTTTTTACTGATACGCAGCTATGTGATTTATATGAGAATGACTCCATCTTTGACAAGTTCGAGTGTTGCCTTAGTGGTGATGGGCTGCGAGTAGCTACTGGTTCTTATAGGTGTGTAGACTTTCATCtattttgtttttccttttattaGTTCGCCTCTGATttgtttcttaaaaaatattactatGATTTCAGCAATCTTTTCCGTGTCTTTGGTTGTGCTGCGGGGACTACTGAAGCAACTACACTGGAAGCAAGCAAAAACCCCATGAGGTACATATATCTTATCTTCTTCATGTGAATGGATTTGGATATAAATGCTGTTTGTCTTGGTCTCTGAGACATTAATTGTGCTCCACCAGAAGACAAGTACAGACTCCTTCAAGGCCTTCCAGGTCCCTGAGCAGTAGCATAACACGTGTTGTCAGGAGAGGTATgcatacatattcatatatgCACTCGACAATAAGTCATGTTTATACTTTTCTTATTAccagaaatatatttcaccatgACGAAATATACTGGAGTACATTTATTTGCATTACAGGTTCAGAAAGTCCAGGGGTTGATGCAAATGGAAATTCATTTGATTTCACAACAAAGTTGCTCCATCTAGCCTGGCATCCAACTGAAAATTCAATTGCCTGTGCCGCTGCAAACAGCTTGTATATGTATTATGCATAAGTGTTAACAGGAGGAATGTAGTTTTCTTGGATAGCATTTTTTCAGGTTGCTTTTTGAGAAACGTTTTCTTCAGAAGCAGCTTGAGGTTTTACCATTTCACTTCCAGGTGCCTCGCCAACCTGTAACATGCAAGGTCCAGAAGTGGATGAAAGACTCCAAATGAACCAACTTTGTCTTTGGCAGCATACTGATGACCTCGCGTCCTTGTCCTCCTCTTCTCGTTTTCTGCTTCACTCTTTGgaatttgttattattatattgggTCGAAGTAGGGAAAGAATGTCTTAGTTTTCCTACAAGCAAAAACTAATGGATGTGCAACAAATTGCCACTAGTTTTTAAGGTAAATGTAGTTTTTACTGGAAATGTTGGTGGAAAGGAGCTGCTGCTAACTTGCAGGGTGAGTAGCTTATTTTCTTGGATAGCATTATTTTTTGTAGGATAAATCAGTGTGCCTTTTGTTATAGATTATTAACTAAAGTAAATTTTTTCTGTAAAACGAGTTGAAGGGCACTGACATTTGTTTACTTGTATTTTTTGCTTTTGGGAAGTAAAGTTGGCACTGTTAAGCTTGTCACTCCTTACAGAATttcagtttttttaaaattctactACTCTTATTAGATTTGCAGTTGGTAGTTTTGTACTTGTGATGGAACTGAATAATGATGTGGCAAACATGTTTTGACATAATGGGATAATTTGTTTAGCTTGATCTCATCATATGCTGTTTTTTGCCGCTACACATTGCTTTCGATTTGACTATGTTGTGCGTGCTCATCTTAACCTTATTTGAAATGAACTGAAATTCATATCATCAAATTGCCGTGTCGCATATTTCACGTGTAAATTTTGTCACCGTCGGTCTGAATAATGCtcactcctttttttttttcgtCAGCCCCCAAAAAGTGATACATTTTTATGTTTGGTATTttcatttattcaattttacttGTTCGATGTATTAATATTCTTACTAGTATAGTTTAGAGAATCAAGATATAAGTTATCTTTTTTGTTAAGTGTATTTCTTTTCGGTTTGAACCATTAAAAGGTTTGCGATAAATGAGAAGTTTCattaaagaaggaaaaaataatattgaaataaaGTCCAAGCCTTGATCGCAATACAAATTAAATAGGGGTAACTTTTGAATGTCATAAAAATATGGCACTTTGAATAAAGAGGCATGCACCACTTAGCTAGCTGAGTGACATAATTAGTCCCTTCATGTTTAAGTCGGTCTCGGAGCTTCTATTTCTCCCATTTACTCAGATAGTAGTAATTGAATTTTTCAGTTTCAAATTTCTATCTTCTCCCAACGATGTCTCTTTTACAGAGGGTATCCACAGCAACTTCTCGTCCTGCTTTAATCTCTTCCCTGAGAACAGCACCTATTCACACCGCTGCATCCTCAACGCCGGCGGAACTCGGAAGTTCACAGCCGCCTCCGGCGACGAGAACGTCGAAGTCGCCGGCGCTGCCTAAAGCGGCGGAATATGTGATTTCTAAGGTAGACGACTTGATGAATTGGGCCCGGCGTGGATCCATCTGGCCCATGACTTTCGTCCTGGCCTGTTGTGCTGTTGAGATGATGCATACTGGGGCGGCTAGGTATGATTTGGACCGATTTGGTGTTATTTTCCGGCCCAGCCCGAGACAGTCTGATTGCATGATTGTTGCGGGTACGCTTACCAATAAAATGGCTCCCGCCTTGCGAAGGTGACTTTTTACTCGGTCACTGGTCGTATGGTTTAAAGCTTCGTATAATACTTGCCTTTAGTTTACTTTGATGATCGGGTtttgacttgagagaagttttaattattgattttgatttgaattttGTTGTCTATTtgaaatgtaccaaaatatattttaacctTATGGAATGTACGAACTAAACTAAAATATATGA
It contains:
- the LOC129895146 gene encoding NADH dehydrogenase [ubiquinone] iron-sulfur protein 7, mitochondrial-like isoform X2, with protein sequence MSLLQRVSTATSRPALISSLRTAPIHTAASSTPAELGSSQPPPATRTSKSPALPKAAEYVISKVDDLMNWARRGSIWPMTFVLACCAVEMMHTGAARVYDQMPEPRWVISMGNCANGGGYYHYSYSVVRGCDRIVPVDIYVPGCPPTAEALLYGILQLQKKIHRRKDFLHWWTN
- the LOC129895146 gene encoding uncharacterized protein LOC129895146 isoform X1, with the translated sequence MSLLQRVSTATSRPALISSLRTAPIHTAASSTPAELGSSQPPPATRTSKSPALPKAAEYVISKVDDLMNWARRGSIWPMTFVLACCAVEMMHTGAARYDLDRFGVIFRPSPRQSDCMIVAGTLTNKMAPALRRVYDQMPEPRWVISMGNCANGGGYYHYSYSVVRGCDRIVPVDIYVPGCPPTAEALLYGILQLQKKIHRRKDFLHWWTN